In one window of Duganella dendranthematis DNA:
- a CDS encoding gluconate:H+ symporter, whose product MTTTSPLAALFGVTPAVWALLAVALSVGLLTLLIAWAKLQPLIAFVAAALAAALLLGMSVESIPKSIDKGIGDLLGSLIVIVCLGAVFGKLIADSGAAQRIASYLIGVFGSARMPVALTLTGFVAGIPLYYNVGFVLLVPLVFSLVYQSGRPAVALAIPLLCGLSIAHGFLPPHPSPTALVAQFHADMGRTLMYGLIVAVPTLIIAGPLFAMTLKRIQATPAPMFRTGLRDEAELPGVFNSFATALLPVWLLAAATAAAALPIADPALKSLVGFLANPMIVMLVALLVAVITLGVARGQKLVALMSGAQDALRDIAPILLVIAGAGALKQVLVDSGVSAQLGTQLGALPVPPLLLGWLVATLIRICLGSATVAGLTAAGIVAPVVQASGTDPALMVLAIGAGSLMCSHVNDSGFWMFKEYFGLSLKDTFRSWTLMETLVGVFGLIFVLILSALLG is encoded by the coding sequence ATGACCACTACCAGTCCGTTGGCGGCGCTGTTCGGCGTCACGCCAGCTGTTTGGGCGCTGCTGGCCGTGGCTTTGTCGGTCGGCTTGCTCACGCTGCTGATCGCCTGGGCCAAGCTGCAGCCGCTGATCGCGTTTGTGGCGGCGGCCTTGGCGGCCGCACTGCTGCTTGGCATGTCGGTGGAAAGCATCCCCAAGTCGATCGACAAGGGGATCGGCGATCTGCTTGGATCGCTGATCGTCATCGTCTGCCTCGGCGCGGTGTTCGGCAAGCTGATTGCCGACAGCGGGGCGGCGCAGCGCATCGCCAGTTACCTGATCGGCGTATTCGGTTCCGCGCGCATGCCGGTGGCGTTGACGCTGACCGGCTTTGTGGCGGGCATACCGCTGTACTACAACGTCGGTTTTGTGCTGCTGGTGCCACTGGTGTTCTCGCTGGTGTACCAGAGCGGCCGGCCGGCGGTGGCGCTGGCGATACCCCTGCTGTGTGGCCTGTCGATTGCGCACGGGTTCCTGCCGCCGCATCCGTCGCCGACAGCGCTGGTGGCGCAGTTCCATGCCGATATGGGCCGCACGCTGATGTATGGGCTGATCGTGGCGGTGCCGACGCTGATCATCGCCGGGCCGTTGTTCGCTATGACGCTCAAGCGCATCCAGGCCACACCGGCGCCGATGTTCCGCACCGGCTTGCGTGACGAAGCTGAGCTGCCCGGTGTATTCAACAGCTTCGCGACGGCGCTGCTGCCGGTGTGGCTGCTGGCGGCCGCCACCGCCGCCGCCGCGTTGCCGATTGCCGATCCGGCATTGAAGTCGCTGGTTGGTTTTCTCGCCAATCCGATGATCGTGATGCTGGTGGCATTGCTGGTGGCGGTGATCACGCTGGGTGTGGCGCGCGGACAGAAGCTGGTGGCGTTGATGTCCGGCGCGCAGGATGCGTTGCGTGACATCGCCCCCATCCTGCTGGTGATTGCCGGCGCCGGCGCCTTGAAACAGGTGCTGGTGGATTCCGGCGTCAGCGCGCAATTGGGCACGCAGCTAGGCGCGCTGCCCGTGCCGCCGCTCCTACTGGGCTGGCTGGTGGCGACGCTGATCCGCATCTGCCTCGGTTCTGCCACGGTGGCGGGGCTGACGGCGGCTGGCATCGTGGCGCCGGTAGTGCAGGCGTCCGGTACTGATCCAGCGCTGATGGTGCTGGCGATTGGCGCCGGCAGTTTGATGTGCAGCCATGTGAACGATTCCGGCTTCTGGATGTTCAAGGAGTATTTCGGCCTGTCGCTCAAAGACACCTTCCGTTCGTGGACCTTGATGGAAACGTTGGTCGGCGTATTCGGGCTGATTTTCGTATTGATTCTTTCTGCCTTATTGGGATAA
- a CDS encoding TonB-dependent receptor plug domain-containing protein has protein sequence MTTQTTRNTIMRLAVASACSWLAVAHAQQATPPTPAADAQPAAQTDTPPASPTEPEAKVENVVTVSGSRIAARGFSQPTPTTVLSAEDLAKNAKPNLFNAIAELPALQGSTGRTTSTNSTSSGIQGLSSLSLRGLGPIRTLTLLDGQRVVGANVTGVTDVSQFPQLLVKRVDVVTGGASASYGSDAIGGVVNFITDKKFEGFKANVEGGQTTYHDDKNGTLQAAWGKAFLDDRLHVTASVEYGREKGIDSPGFGEVGPNGRSWYKNPAYQVRPLSATNDGKPQYTFIEHAQQYQYAKYGLITNGPLQGTAFGVNGQPYKFNYGSGGVPTGTGAVTGCVNPFCVGGDLSGSVGAGTNLAMDLTRQVAYTRVGFDINPDHEIYFTANFGKVKSEFTPNPGAAKNANLTVQCDNPYLPASIAAACAANNITSFQYGTANGQFPESINVHPTREMRRLVLGADGHFPLFGNDWSYDAYVERGINFTDIIVHDMTLNNRYTAAIDAVRLADGSIACRSLTARAAGCVPMNIIGNVPVSAATWAYVAPEYGPQQHTRQQQDVGSFNLNGEAFKTWAGPINWATGAEWRRESYRVGGDPYGNGVSTDTPNDAKYPADPVLNPMNNWYAGNYHNASGTYNVREAYVEANLPVLKSDGWGEASLNLADRHTHYSTSGHVESWKLGATWKTGIDGLRLRAVTSQDVRAPNLSELYAAPVVVNAAVLYQGANVTIQQRTVGNTALRPEIARNKIFGIVLDRPSWAPGFSASLDYFDIKVGGVISTLNAQQEVDLCVAGNKEICNVMSLGNAVQTNNYVTVQSFNLASMRLKGYDLEAAYRLNLKDWNLPGRVTLRGLVTRNITFLTDSGVVGTIPSEGAGNNLGNTPRWKGLTSQSWDTDKYSLTLTERWISSGKYSNEFIECQTNCPVSTVIHPTIYDNHMKGAFYVDLGGTWKFSDKATAFFKVDNIGNVDPAAAPQTNLSYGINPALYDVVGRVYRVGMRYNF, from the coding sequence ATGACTACACAGACTACCCGTAACACCATCATGCGCCTGGCCGTGGCCAGTGCATGCAGCTGGCTTGCCGTCGCCCATGCGCAGCAGGCCACGCCGCCTACACCGGCGGCCGATGCGCAACCCGCCGCGCAAACCGACACGCCACCAGCTTCCCCTACCGAACCGGAAGCCAAGGTGGAAAACGTGGTGACCGTTTCCGGTTCGCGCATTGCGGCGCGCGGCTTCTCGCAGCCGACGCCGACCACCGTGCTGAGCGCCGAAGACCTGGCCAAGAACGCCAAGCCCAATCTGTTCAACGCCATCGCCGAGCTGCCGGCCCTGCAGGGCAGCACTGGCCGCACCACCAGCACCAACAGCACCAGTAGCGGCATCCAGGGTCTGAGCTCACTGAGCCTGCGCGGTCTCGGTCCGATCCGCACCCTGACGCTGCTGGACGGCCAGCGCGTGGTCGGCGCCAACGTCACCGGTGTGACGGATGTCAGCCAGTTCCCGCAACTACTGGTCAAGCGGGTGGACGTGGTGACCGGCGGCGCCTCGGCGTCCTACGGCTCGGACGCCATCGGCGGTGTGGTCAACTTCATCACCGATAAAAAATTCGAAGGCTTCAAGGCCAACGTCGAAGGGGGCCAGACCACCTACCACGACGACAAGAACGGCACCCTGCAAGCCGCATGGGGCAAGGCGTTCCTGGACGACCGCCTTCACGTCACTGCCAGCGTGGAATATGGCCGCGAGAAGGGCATCGATTCGCCGGGCTTTGGCGAAGTCGGTCCGAACGGCCGCTCGTGGTACAAGAATCCCGCCTACCAGGTACGCCCGCTGAGCGCCACCAACGACGGCAAGCCACAGTACACCTTCATTGAACACGCGCAGCAGTACCAATACGCCAAGTACGGCCTGATTACCAACGGCCCGCTGCAAGGGACGGCGTTTGGCGTCAACGGCCAACCGTACAAGTTTAACTATGGCTCCGGCGGCGTACCGACTGGCACCGGCGCGGTGACCGGCTGCGTTAATCCGTTCTGCGTCGGCGGTGACTTGAGCGGCAGCGTGGGCGCCGGCACCAACCTGGCGATGGACCTGACGCGCCAGGTGGCTTACACCCGCGTGGGCTTCGACATCAACCCTGATCATGAGATCTATTTCACCGCCAACTTCGGCAAGGTCAAGTCGGAGTTCACGCCCAATCCCGGCGCGGCCAAAAACGCTAATCTGACTGTGCAGTGCGATAACCCGTACTTGCCGGCGTCGATTGCGGCGGCGTGTGCGGCGAATAACATCACCAGCTTCCAGTATGGCACGGCCAACGGCCAATTCCCGGAAAGTATCAACGTCCATCCTACGCGCGAGATGCGCCGCCTGGTACTGGGCGCCGACGGCCACTTCCCGCTGTTCGGCAACGACTGGTCGTACGACGCCTACGTGGAACGCGGCATCAACTTCACCGACATCATCGTCCACGACATGACGCTGAATAACCGCTACACCGCCGCCATCGACGCGGTGCGCCTGGCGGATGGCTCTATCGCCTGCCGCAGCCTGACCGCGCGCGCCGCCGGTTGCGTCCCGATGAACATCATCGGCAATGTGCCGGTCAGCGCGGCCACTTGGGCGTATGTGGCGCCGGAATACGGTCCGCAGCAGCACACCCGCCAGCAGCAGGACGTCGGCAGCTTCAATCTGAATGGCGAAGCGTTCAAGACCTGGGCCGGCCCGATCAACTGGGCGACCGGCGCCGAGTGGCGTCGTGAGAGCTATCGCGTCGGCGGCGACCCATACGGCAACGGCGTGAGTACCGATACGCCGAACGACGCCAAATACCCGGCCGATCCGGTGCTGAATCCGATGAACAACTGGTACGCGGGTAACTACCACAATGCGTCCGGCACCTACAACGTGCGCGAAGCGTATGTTGAAGCCAATCTGCCGGTCCTGAAGTCCGATGGCTGGGGCGAGGCGAGTCTGAACCTGGCCGATCGCCATACCCACTACAGCACCTCCGGCCACGTGGAAAGCTGGAAGCTGGGTGCGACCTGGAAGACCGGCATCGATGGCCTGCGTCTGCGCGCCGTCACGTCGCAGGACGTGCGCGCACCTAACCTGAGCGAACTGTATGCGGCGCCGGTGGTGGTCAACGCGGCGGTGCTCTACCAGGGCGCCAACGTGACGATCCAGCAGCGCACCGTCGGCAATACCGCGCTGCGTCCTGAAATCGCCCGCAACAAGATCTTCGGCATCGTGCTTGATCGCCCATCGTGGGCGCCTGGCTTCAGCGCTTCGCTGGACTACTTCGACATCAAGGTCGGTGGCGTGATCTCGACCCTGAACGCGCAGCAGGAGGTGGATCTGTGCGTGGCCGGTAACAAGGAAATCTGCAACGTCATGTCGCTGGGGAATGCGGTCCAGACCAACAACTACGTGACGGTGCAGTCGTTCAACCTGGCCTCCATGCGCCTCAAGGGCTACGACCTGGAAGCGGCATATCGCCTTAACCTGAAGGACTGGAACCTGCCGGGCCGTGTCACCCTGCGTGGCCTGGTGACCCGCAACATCACCTTCCTGACCGACAGCGGCGTGGTGGGCACCATTCCATCCGAGGGCGCGGGTAACAACCTGGGTAACACGCCACGCTGGAAAGGCCTGACCTCGCAGTCGTGGGATACCGATAAATACAGCCTGACCCTGACCGAACGCTGGATCAGCAGCGGCAAGTACAGCAACGAGTTTATCGAGTGCCAGACCAACTGCCCGGTATCGACCGTGATCCATCCGACCATCTACGACAACCACATGAAGGGCGCCTTCTACGTGGACCTGGGCGGCACCTGGAAGTTCTCGGACAAGGCCACCGCCTTCTTCAAGGTCGATAACATCGGCAACGTCGATCCGGCCGCCGCGCCGCAGACCAACCTGAGTTACGGCATCAACCCGGCGCTGTACGATGTGGTCGGCCGTGTATACCGTGTTGGCATGCGCTATAACTTCTAA
- a CDS encoding gluconokinase has protein sequence MQSIRWVVMGVSGCGKSTVGQALATANGVGFVEGDQFHPEANVAKMSAGVALNDDDRADWLLTLQAQIREARERGEGLVISCSALKRRYRDLLREGDPALRFAHLNGPKELIAARMQARVGHYMPTSLLDSQFRDLEPLQADEAGITLDIRIPPDDLVTQIRRE, from the coding sequence ATGCAGAGTATCCGTTGGGTGGTGATGGGCGTTAGCGGCTGCGGCAAGAGCACGGTCGGGCAGGCGCTGGCGACTGCGAACGGCGTCGGCTTTGTTGAAGGCGACCAGTTTCACCCAGAGGCCAACGTGGCCAAGATGTCGGCCGGTGTGGCGCTCAACGACGATGACCGCGCCGATTGGTTACTGACTTTGCAAGCGCAGATCCGCGAAGCGCGCGAGCGCGGCGAGGGACTGGTCATTTCCTGTTCAGCGCTGAAGCGGCGCTACCGCGATCTGCTGCGTGAAGGCGATCCGGCGTTGCGTTTCGCGCACTTGAACGGACCGAAGGAACTGATCGCGGCGCGCATGCAGGCGCGGGTTGGCCACTACATGCCGACCTCCCTGCTGGACAGCCAGTTCCGCGATCTCGAACCGCTGCAAGCCGACGAAGCAGGCATCACGCTGGACATAAGAATACCGCCCGACGATCTGGTGACGCAGATCCGCAGGGAGTAG
- a CDS encoding sensor histidine kinase translates to MQHAIGAPAEITSMAQTPDGWLWLGTPTGIYRFDGVRFEPYVPPPGSKLAHSRISELLVLPNGDLLIGYIWLGLSVRYADGRFEHLAQAGDQVRQVLTMTRDVDGSLWVATVTAVRRLAEGRWQTIGAESGVTGVARSVLADQHGQLYLSTDKGTLRLNRATRRFEPTDDKPNTMLVQSPDGRLWGGGDDNLHQVPTAAPRMPRPDWMNQAEGHAAGIFDRDGNLWALRCPIGLCVVRGADRLGDHLVPSRDATDRFDQPWQLGNLSTNLLLEDPLGNIWLSTQAGLERFRNSAMLPARVGGADGFYVLMRGIGGDVWVSDRRKHNVWLMAPGQPPKRHDEYQYVAAGRDWGLLLATSDYLDRRQGERVERLAWPTGSGKVSTHAIFDDGRYIWARINGASFVLVDGQWHKLTAAQPAVLTNVTGVTIGANGDRWINGMRGVLHVTQADWQRAIAQPAQPLRYDLFDATDGYIGEATTGVWDNTALTDGNGQLWFASTTGLYRLDPAKLWRHKSTPRAEILLLQAAQAHAPHSGLRLAPGTSQLRLDYTGLGSGKPEKLRFQYRLDGIDQDWQDADTRRSVYYTNLGPGDFRFHLRAVNEDGIWSKEESLSFSVEPTVVQSVWFKLALALLAAALLYLLYRQRLRINTRRALERFNLRVEERESIARDLHDTLLQSMQGVIYSVKAMAMDLPPQEPMRRAMDRTVKLATDALVEGRDRVSELRAEAATRLNLSDALQAIAAEHAGAAPQIAVRSEGAPRELHPVVHDELLLMGRECLLNAIRHAQASEVKVVLQWGERTLKLVVSDNGVGMPAEVAATQSKPGHWGLEGLHERAHRLQAVLGLETGAGGTEWTISVPAVLAYRRRASEAEA, encoded by the coding sequence TTGCAGCATGCTATTGGCGCGCCGGCCGAAATCACCAGCATGGCGCAAACGCCCGATGGCTGGCTGTGGCTGGGCACACCGACCGGCATCTACCGCTTCGACGGCGTGCGCTTCGAACCCTATGTGCCGCCACCGGGCAGCAAGCTGGCACACTCACGCATTAGTGAACTGCTCGTCCTGCCGAATGGGGACCTGCTGATCGGCTACATATGGCTAGGTTTATCGGTACGCTACGCCGATGGCCGGTTTGAACACCTGGCGCAAGCGGGTGACCAGGTGCGCCAGGTGCTGACAATGACACGCGATGTCGACGGTAGCCTTTGGGTGGCCACGGTAACGGCGGTACGCCGGCTGGCTGAAGGCCGCTGGCAGACCATCGGTGCGGAATCGGGCGTGACCGGCGTTGCGCGCAGCGTGCTGGCCGACCAGCACGGACAACTGTATCTGAGTACCGACAAAGGCACGCTACGGCTAAACCGTGCCACGCGCAGGTTCGAGCCCACCGACGACAAGCCGAACACCATGCTGGTCCAGTCCCCGGATGGCCGGCTATGGGGCGGCGGCGACGACAACCTGCATCAGGTGCCGACCGCTGCGCCACGGATGCCGCGACCGGACTGGATGAATCAGGCCGAAGGCCATGCCGCTGGTATCTTCGATCGCGATGGCAACCTGTGGGCGCTGCGCTGCCCGATCGGACTGTGCGTGGTACGGGGCGCCGACCGGCTAGGCGATCACCTGGTGCCCTCGCGCGACGCTACCGACCGTTTCGACCAGCCATGGCAGCTCGGCAACTTGTCCACCAACCTGCTGCTGGAAGACCCGCTGGGGAACATCTGGCTGTCGACGCAGGCCGGGCTGGAACGCTTTCGCAACAGCGCCATGCTGCCGGCGCGGGTCGGCGGCGCCGATGGCTTTTACGTCCTGATGCGCGGCATCGGCGGCGACGTCTGGGTCAGCGATCGCCGCAAACACAATGTCTGGCTGATGGCGCCGGGCCAGCCGCCCAAACGCCACGACGAGTACCAATATGTCGCGGCGGGACGCGACTGGGGACTGTTGTTGGCCACCAGCGACTACCTGGACCGGCGCCAGGGAGAACGCGTCGAACGCCTGGCCTGGCCCACGGGCTCCGGCAAGGTCTCCACACACGCCATATTCGACGATGGCCGCTACATCTGGGCCAGGATCAATGGCGCGAGCTTCGTGCTGGTCGACGGCCAGTGGCACAAGCTGACGGCGGCCCAACCGGCGGTACTGACCAACGTCACCGGCGTGACCATCGGCGCTAACGGCGACCGCTGGATCAACGGCATGCGCGGGGTGCTGCACGTGACGCAGGCTGACTGGCAGCGCGCCATCGCACAGCCGGCGCAGCCACTGCGCTACGATCTGTTTGATGCCACCGACGGTTATATCGGCGAAGCCACGACCGGCGTGTGGGACAACACCGCGCTCACCGACGGCAATGGCCAGTTGTGGTTTGCCAGCACCACCGGCCTGTATCGCCTGGACCCGGCCAAACTATGGCGCCACAAGAGCACGCCGCGCGCCGAGATCCTGCTGCTGCAAGCCGCTCAAGCGCACGCGCCGCATAGCGGCTTGCGTCTGGCGCCCGGCACCTCGCAGCTGCGCCTCGACTACACCGGGCTGGGAAGCGGCAAGCCGGAAAAGCTGCGCTTCCAATACCGCCTCGATGGTATCGACCAGGATTGGCAGGACGCCGACACCCGGCGCAGCGTCTATTACACCAACCTGGGTCCGGGCGACTTCCGCTTCCACCTGCGCGCCGTCAACGAGGACGGCATCTGGAGCAAGGAAGAAAGCCTGTCTTTCAGTGTCGAACCCACCGTGGTGCAAAGCGTCTGGTTCAAGCTGGCGTTGGCGCTGCTAGCGGCCGCCCTGCTCTATCTGCTGTACCGCCAGCGGCTGCGCATCAACACCCGGCGCGCGCTGGAGCGCTTCAACCTGCGCGTGGAAGAGCGCGAGAGCATCGCCCGCGACCTGCACGACACGCTGCTGCAATCGATGCAAGGGGTGATCTACAGCGTCAAGGCGATGGCCATGGACTTGCCGCCGCAGGAACCGATGCGGCGAGCGATGGATCGCACCGTCAAGCTGGCGACCGACGCGCTGGTTGAGGGCCGCGACCGCGTCAGCGAACTGCGCGCCGAAGCCGCCACGCGCCTCAATTTGAGCGACGCCCTGCAGGCCATCGCCGCCGAACATGCCGGCGCCGCCCCGCAAATTGCGGTGCGCAGCGAAGGCGCGCCGCGCGAACTGCACCCCGTCGTCCATGACGAACTGCTGCTCATGGGACGCGAATGTCTGCTCAACGCCATCCGCCACGCGCAGGCCAGCGAGGTAAAGGTCGTGCTGCAATGGGGCGAGCGCACGCTCAAGCTGGTGGTCAGCGACAACGGCGTCGGCATGCCGGCGGAAGTGGCGGCCACGCAGAGCAAACCCGGACACTGGGGACTGGAAGGCCTGCACGAGCGCGCGCATCGCCTGCAAGCCGTGCTGGGACTGGAGACCGGCGCCGGCGGCACCGAATGGACCATCAGCGTGCCGGCCGTACTGGCCTATCGCCGCCGCGCCAGCGAGGCCGAGGCGTAG
- a CDS encoding catalase: MTTPPGRQPLLDALTHLGAHAGKRASHARGYCAVGHFVPHDDAVHFADLAILRDGPLPATVRFSVGGSDPAISEKTRNLRGMAVRLHGVHEAYDMVLVSEPIFYAATPVSFLSYLEAHAADPDTGMPDPQRIAAHELRHPDTLRLPALLASHAAPASYACTSYHSTHAFLFTGADGAARPARIMAAPEAGVRYLSEAEERQLPPAFLEHEMDERLLQGPIRFQLYAQLPAPGDPLDDPSMPWRGGTRVPLGVLLITALADTSCDFMTFMPTRLPAGIAASDDPMLLARANAYASASLARRR; the protein is encoded by the coding sequence ATGACGACTCCCCCCGGCCGGCAGCCCTTGCTCGATGCCCTGACCCATCTTGGCGCCCATGCCGGCAAGCGCGCCAGCCACGCGCGAGGTTATTGCGCCGTGGGCCACTTCGTGCCACATGACGACGCCGTCCACTTTGCCGACCTTGCGATACTGCGTGACGGCCCGCTGCCGGCCACCGTGCGCTTCTCGGTTGGCGGCAGCGATCCGGCGATCTCGGAAAAGACCCGCAACCTGCGCGGCATGGCGGTGCGGCTGCACGGCGTCCATGAAGCGTATGACATGGTGCTGGTATCAGAGCCGATTTTTTATGCCGCCACGCCGGTTTCCTTCCTGAGCTATCTGGAGGCGCACGCCGCCGATCCCGATACCGGCATGCCTGATCCGCAGCGCATCGCCGCCCACGAACTGCGCCACCCGGACACGCTGCGTCTGCCGGCGCTGCTGGCGTCGCACGCGGCGCCGGCCTCGTATGCCTGCACGTCGTACCATTCAACGCACGCGTTCCTGTTCACCGGCGCGGATGGCGCGGCGCGGCCGGCACGCATCATGGCGGCGCCGGAAGCTGGCGTGCGGTATCTGAGCGAGGCGGAAGAGCGCCAACTGCCGCCTGCCTTTCTTGAACATGAGATGGACGAGCGCCTGCTGCAAGGGCCGATCCGCTTCCAGCTGTACGCGCAGCTGCCGGCGCCCGGCGATCCGCTGGATGATCCCAGCATGCCGTGGCGGGGAGGGACGCGGGTGCCGCTGGGCGTGCTGCTGATCACCGCCCTGGCCGACACCAGCTGCGACTTCATGACCTTCATGCCGACCCGGCTGCCGGCCGGCATCGCCGCCAGCGACGATCCGATGCTGCTGGCCCGCGCCAACGCCTACGCCTCGGCCTCGCTGGCGCGGCGGCGATAG
- a CDS encoding response regulator transcription factor, whose product MSYPHSIRVMIVDDHPLLREGLLAILAKAPDIELAAEADSGEEAVARFAEARPDVTLMDLRMPGLGGLNAISAIRRNRPNARLIALSTYAGGALVQAAHKAGASGYLLKSMLAENVLDSIRTVHRGREVWPSELLGGQIYFDRDRLSFRELDVLRNVAGGLSNRAIGEKLGISEETVKSYMRTVMTKLDANDRTHAVTICLQRGLLETWEL is encoded by the coding sequence ATGAGCTACCCACACTCCATCCGTGTCATGATCGTTGACGATCACCCTTTGCTGCGCGAGGGGTTGCTGGCTATCCTGGCGAAAGCGCCGGATATCGAGCTGGCGGCGGAAGCCGATAGCGGCGAGGAAGCGGTGGCGCGCTTTGCCGAAGCCCGGCCGGACGTCACGCTGATGGACTTGCGCATGCCGGGACTGGGTGGCTTGAATGCGATTTCGGCGATCCGCCGCAACCGCCCCAACGCCCGCCTGATCGCCTTGAGCACCTATGCCGGCGGCGCGCTGGTGCAGGCCGCGCACAAGGCTGGCGCCAGTGGCTATCTACTTAAAAGCATGTTGGCCGAGAATGTGCTCGACAGCATACGCACGGTGCACCGCGGTCGCGAAGTCTGGCCATCGGAGCTGCTGGGCGGGCAGATTTATTTTGACCGCGACCGCTTGAGCTTCCGCGAGCTCGATGTGCTGCGTAATGTGGCCGGTGGCCTGTCCAACCGCGCCATCGGCGAAAAGCTGGGCATCAGCGAGGAAACCGTCAAGAGCTATATGCGTACCGTGATGACGAAACTGGACGCCAATGACCGTACCCACGCGGTCACCATCTGCCTGCAACGCGGCCTGCTGGAAACCTGGGAACTGTAG
- a CDS encoding MFS transporter — protein MIATSVPPAAASRPLTGHDYKTLALAALGGALEFYDFIIFVFFANAIGQLFFPPEMPDWLRTLQTFGIFAAGYVVRPLGGIVMAHFGDLLGRKRMFTLSILLMSVPTLAIGLLPTYASIGLAAPMLLLLMRVLQGAAVGGEVPGAWVFVAEHVPARHTGYACGVLTAGLTFGILLGSLMATGLNTAYQPAEVLAGAWRWPFLLGGLFGLASMYLRRWLHETPVFAEMAQRKALAADMPLKTVLRSHRAAVAVSMLLTWMLSAGIVVVILMTPALLQKIYHIDARTSLVANTLATVGLALGCVFYGMLADRVGPKPVLLVGALLLAICTWVFYTTLRTQPELLLPLYGLTGFFVGVVGAVPCVLVQAFPPQVRFSGLSFSYNLSYAIFGGLTPVVVTLMLKNDPLAPAYYVIAVCLIGMLTALFVRKAQS, from the coding sequence ATGATCGCCACCTCCGTTCCGCCGGCCGCCGCCAGCCGGCCGCTGACTGGCCACGATTACAAGACACTGGCGCTGGCCGCGCTGGGCGGCGCCCTGGAATTCTACGATTTCATCATCTTTGTCTTTTTCGCCAACGCCATTGGCCAGCTGTTCTTCCCGCCCGAAATGCCGGATTGGCTGCGCACCCTGCAAACCTTCGGCATCTTCGCCGCCGGCTATGTGGTGCGGCCGCTGGGCGGCATCGTTATGGCGCACTTCGGTGACCTGCTGGGCCGCAAGCGCATGTTCACGCTGTCGATCCTGTTGATGTCGGTGCCGACGCTGGCCATCGGCCTGCTGCCGACCTACGCCAGCATCGGCCTGGCCGCACCAATGCTGCTGCTGTTGATGCGCGTGCTGCAAGGCGCGGCGGTGGGCGGCGAAGTGCCGGGCGCCTGGGTATTCGTCGCTGAGCATGTGCCAGCGCGTCACACCGGCTACGCCTGCGGCGTGCTGACCGCCGGCCTGACCTTCGGCATTCTGCTTGGATCGCTGATGGCCACCGGCCTCAATACCGCCTACCAGCCTGCGGAAGTGCTGGCAGGCGCCTGGCGCTGGCCGTTCTTGCTGGGCGGCCTTTTCGGCCTGGCTTCGATGTATTTGCGCCGCTGGCTGCACGAGACGCCGGTGTTTGCCGAAATGGCGCAGCGCAAGGCGCTGGCCGCCGACATGCCGCTCAAGACGGTGCTGCGCAGCCACCGCGCCGCCGTCGCCGTCTCCATGCTGCTGACCTGGATGCTGTCGGCCGGGATCGTAGTGGTGATCCTGATGACGCCCGCGCTGCTGCAAAAGATTTATCACATCGACGCCCGCACCTCGCTGGTGGCCAACACCCTCGCCACCGTCGGCCTGGCGCTGGGCTGCGTCTTCTATGGCATGCTGGCCGACCGCGTCGGCCCCAAGCCGGTGCTGTTGGTCGGCGCCCTGCTGCTGGCCATCTGCACCTGGGTGTTCTACACCACGCTGCGCACGCAGCCGGAATTGCTGCTGCCGCTGTATGGCCTGACCGGCTTTTTCGTCGGCGTGGTCGGCGCGGTGCCGTGCGTGCTGGTACAGGCCTTTCCACCGCAGGTGCGCTTTTCCGGCCTGTCGTTCTCGTACAACCTGTCCTACGCCATCTTTGGCGGCCTGACGCCGGTGGTGGTCACGCTGATGCTGAAGAACGACCCGCTGGCGCCGGCCTATTATGTGATCGCGGTCTGCCTGATCGGCATGTTGACCGCGCTGTTCGTGCGCAAGGCTCAGTCCTAA